The following are from one region of the Vicia villosa cultivar HV-30 ecotype Madison, WI unplaced genomic scaffold, Vvil1.0 ctg.000714F_1_1_1, whole genome shotgun sequence genome:
- the LOC131630652 gene encoding uncharacterized protein LOC131630652 — protein MSARLKRVLGKLVSRCQTAFVPGRSISDGVLMINEVLDMANREKMSCLALKVDFKKAYDCFADDTILVVEGSSDNIWVMKSILRWFEMMSGLRINFHKSRIYGVQVSDWLLEAASNFLSCDIDHLPFKYLGVNFGKSPRKLYMWKRPHQPIEVKVDSVERQLYLNMASRVVLINAVLNAIPI, from the exons ATGTCGGCCAGACTTAAAAGAGTGTTAGGAAAATTGGTTTCAAGATGCCAAACAGCCTTTGTTCCAGGTAGAAGTATATCAGATGGGGTGTTGATGATAAATGAAGTTTTGGATATGGCAAATAGGGAGAAAATGAGTTGTTTGGCTTTGAAGGTGGACTTCAAAAAGGCCTACGACTGC TTTGCAGATGATACTATCTTGGTGGTGGAGGGAAGCAGTGATAATATTTGGGTGATGAAATCCATTCTAAGGTGGTTTGAGATGATGTCGGGTCTGAGGATTAATTTTCATAAGAGCAGAATTTATGGTGTTCAAGTCAGTGATTGGTTGTTGGAAGCGGCATCTAATTTCCTATCGTGTGACATTGATCATTTACCTTTTAAGTACCTTGGAGTCAATTTCGGGAAGAGTCCTAGAAAGTTGTACATGTGGAAAAGACCTCATCAACCAATTGAAGTCAAAGTTGACAGTGTGGAAAGGCAGTTATATCTCAACATGGCTAGTCGTGTGGTTTTGATTAACGCGGTGCTAAACGCTATTCCCATATAA